The Meriones unguiculatus strain TT.TT164.6M chromosome 19, Bangor_MerUng_6.1, whole genome shotgun sequence genomic interval TACAATAATTATTAAATTGCCGGGAATTCAAAACACTCTATGTAAGATTAAGCTGCCAGTTCACCCTCGGTCCCTCTAGCCCCTTAGCATGAACTGCACAATGGCCAGAATGGCCTCTCTCCTGCTCACTGGGGTACTGAAGCTTACCTGTCATTACCCCAGGGGCACCTGAGCCAGGCGGGCTCATCAGGAGCTTGTCCCATTGGACAAATGATCTACTCATCAAAGTTCCAGGTCGGGGTGTGGTGTAGGGTGGACATCTTCTGCTCTGGGTGAAAGGGTGTCGTCCATTCTTAAAGCCCCACACTGTTACGGTGTGGGCTTCACCACAGCTCTGACTTCTCCCATctcttgattcctgttttctctgtGACGGCCATTCGTAGATTCCCCTGGCTCTCAAGAAGCCTTTTTATCATCCCCATATGCCCTCTTCCTCTCACCCTAAGTCCACAGCATCTAGTAACATTGAAAAAATGTCAAAATGTGATAACAcatttgttggaggttggtccAGTGCTAATTATTGGCTCTCAAAATTTGGTGACTGCCTGCCTGGTACACCCATTCTTGTTTCTGTAAACCTATCTAAAACAatatacctgattggttcattaaatggcctatacctgggcagtgCCGAATGGAGTAgccatggctaaggttcccaggcttctgAGGATAGAAAAATCACgagaatcacaggagacagacagagaagcaggaagaagcAGGACACCACAATGGATTAGCTGGAGAAGAAACCccatggggctgggaggaaggactccaataatggcctgaaaaggcccagataaggaataaaaacaagtatttgtaAGATTATGGTTGGAAGATAGGAGGGTTAAGGAGGAGGGCATTGGATAggtgctgggagatggatggtgaggtgatgCAGGCAGCCTAGGCAGAAATATCTGCCTTGCCCAAGGTAGATAAGACAAttgtaaaatctaacaggtgtctgtgtcttaccatttgtgatagcgggttagcTAATAATGCCATGAtcatcatagggctaataataaataagataTAGCCTAACAccttttatttactacaacacatatatttttggtttttgtttttgtcttctgcCACCATCTAAATGCAGTAAATTTCTAATGTGCCTTTTCTTCACTTTCCTTGGATATCTCCCTTGCCGTGTGGATATCATATGAGTTGAGAAACAGTTTACTGAGAGACGCTGTGCTGGGATCTGAGGTGAGAATCAAGGCCAGCAGCTGGAAGAGGTTTTTGATGTGACTTGAGGGTTAGTCATCCAacaagaagaaatggatacaaaattccagcaggaagaaATGAATGGAGATGGGAGCCTTAAGTGCTTGCTTTGTACTGGTTGAACTGATACCCTAGAATTGTCTGTGTTGTTATGCCCCATGGGGCTTGTGTTATTTTTACAGAAAGATGTctcacttgctctgtagactaggctggcctggaactcagagatccacctgcctcaactGTCACCTTTTTACCATAAGTTTTTCTCAagtacaccttttttttttttttcatatttggtCAAATTGAGATATTTTAAGAACGTCAattttaatttgtaataaaaGTTTACAAGTTGATTTTTCACAAAAGTCAATAAATTGCAAGTatcttttaataaatgtttctaaatataaaataaagccaAACCTTGGCTTTGAGGCCAGGGCTGCAGCTCAGCAGTAGAGAAATTGCCTCTCATGTTAaagtccctgggttcagtccttagcGTGGCAACAAAGAATCACGTCTTACCGTTTTCTTCCAGCATCTAGTTATTCAAGGTGGCTGTCTGCAAGCATGAgtcatttgtctgtctgtctgtcttttctttagAGTTTCTCTGTAGACCTCTCAGCCCTGGAGTTTTCTCCTaagaccaggcctgcctctgcctccctagtcaGGAAACCAAAGCATGCACCAACACACCCAACTGGAGCTAAGTTTTCACATGTTTTGATCCCATTTACTTTTTGTACTCTTGAAAGTTGCTGAGAAGCccaaagaatttttatttatgtgggtTGTATCCATCAACATTTGACATATTACAAATTCAGTATTATAAGTAATACAAAAGTACACATTCCAGTGGGCAGGATACCATCAGTACACATCATTTAACATCTAGAAAACTCTGAGCCTCTATGTAATATGCAAAGATAGAAACCATGTTGTGTAGCACCAAAGAGCTCTGACTTCATGAATGCTCTGAAACTGTCTAGGGCTGAAGCACACTTTTGAGGCTCTCTCTTTCTGGAGGTTACTGCTCCTCCTGGCCCAGTCTTGCTGTCAGCTGGCTGGATGCTGTTTATTGGGTGAAAGTTACCCTGGGAATATTCACGGCTCCAGGGAtgagatgggaggagatgaggtcaGGAGCAAGAGGTTCTTGGAAAGCTGCCTTTTTGGGTCCTGCTATTCCTTGAGATTGGGGGTGGGAAAGGCAGGAAAGAGAGTTGCTCACAGTCCCCCTATCCCTGTGACAAGGTAGAAAAATCTTGGGACAGGAAACTTTTTTTGGCTGTGATCACTTCCATATGACCCACATGTCCTTAAGCCACCAACACTGTGTGGATGGTTGACTGTAGCTTGAGATGGAAGGGTTGGTCTGGGCCCAGCTGCTCATCCACCTTAGCAGAAGAATGGTAGCAGAGTCATAGGTGTCCATGCAAGAGGGAACACAGAGAGGGAAAAGGGCTTTGCTGCAGAAAATAGTATGAAATAGTGAAAGCGAGATCTTTCTCTTGGATTCTTAGACATTATCCTAGCTGTGGCCGATGCCCCCAAGTACTGTCTCTCTCATGAGAATTTGTTACACTATAGGTTAGAAAGTCAGAGCACACATATAAGGCCAAATTGAATTCTTTATTTGTGGAAGGCTAACACCTCAGAAACACTCTTGGTGCTGAAGCTCAGAGGTAGTgttacaaaaaccaaaaacccacaTTCACATCAATGTTAGCTGAGGGCAACATTTGTTTTGGTTCTACACACTGGTTATTTCAAATACAACATGATGGTTTGATTTATACAATATTCAGTTTTTTAAGCCCAATGTTTAGTTTGTATAACATGATTATCTTGGTTAATACATCTCAACCATGGCCAGGGGCATGGAAATCCCAAATGAGCAAACAATGTTGGGGGTGTTGAGGGCTAAACATTGTCTAGGGAGACATAAACTTGAGTCGGGACAAGATTAAATTACCTTAATCACGTCAAACTTCTCCACAGCAGACTACACTGTTTGCTCAGGGTGCCAGGAAGCAGTGAGAAGTTAGGGGCTTTGAATTCCTTCAGTGTTGCCTATGACCTACTCACGGCAACTGGATCTTACACTTTCAGGTTCCAGTATCCCAGAGCCTGGAGACACAGCCTTCAGCTCAGGAGACTTGGGGGACATTACATATCTGAAACACTGGAGTAACGCTCCTGTCAGCGCAAACTAGCTGCTGCACACCAACAGGATAAGGGCTGAGTGATGGCACTGCAACAGGAAGGTAGGAACTTGAAATCCAGCCAGGCAAGTTCACAagctcttttaatcccagctctcgggagtagaacaggtggatctctgtgagtttgaggccaatctggtctacaactTGAGATTTAGGACAGCCATGgtgatacagagaaaccctctcttgaaaaaaaacaaaacaaaacaaaaacccaaaccaaccaaacaacaaaataaaacccaacaacaagaaaaccaaacaacagcaacaaaacccttgCAATCCTTGCACAAATGTGATGTGCCAAGTTACAGCTGTGAGTCACCGTCCCAGGTGTCTTTTGATCATTAGAGTGTGTCGATGGAGGGAAAAAGACATCAGGTACACCACTGTCTTTTTCCGAGGCTGGGCTCAGCTTTTGGTGTGTCACATACTTAAATGTCTCTCCCTTCATGGCATGAACAGGGACATAGGGAGAAACGGAGTAAAGGGAAACTGACATTCCTCCCAGGATTAGCCAAAAGCAAGAGTGTATTTTCATGATACAGACACCTGTAAGCAGAAGAGATGCTCCACTAGAAAGAGTGGCCGGGTGTGGGGCATGGAGGACACTAGTTAGTGTGGAgataagggtgtgtgtgttttttttttggggggggggcggggggaagctCACGGTACCTGAGAAACAAGAAGCTGAGGATCATCAAATAACGTCTCCAAAGTTGGGAAGACAAGACAGGGACACTTTTTAGAGCTGCTGATGTGAGGCTGACCACACAGGGGCTGGTCAGGGACAGATGGAAGATGCAGACAGCTGGAGTGCTATCTGGAATCTTTCTGTCGCTCCTATGCTGGAGACCCTTCCTTTTCCAGCATTTCTCAACATCCCTTTAGCCTGTCCAACAGAAACTAAAGGAGAACTGAAATTTGGTTACCCTGTTAGAGACAAGCAGTTTCATCTGCAGAATTCCCAGGTGCTTTCTGATTCACTCCTGGTCTGTTTTCACTTCACGTTTTGTATTCCTGCCCCTTAGCATTCCCTGCAATCGTTCTgccctttctctttttgtctggACACCAAGCTGCTTTTTGCCACACTCTACCCTAACTCATCTTTCATTGTGTGTCCTCAGACTGTATTCCCAACCTCCTGAAATGCAGTTGGTGTAAGATCATTACAAAGTCTCCCACACAATCTGCCAATCCACTCCCCCTTCCCCAATTTTCTTAAACCTGACCCTGTCCAAAGTCACGAAGGTTTCAGAGGACAAGTGACAGCTCTAGCTGCggaaaaagggaacaggaaaggatgaATAGCAAAACACAATGGGATGAAGCAAGATGGTGCCTAAGAGGTTCTGTGGATGGACCGTGCTATCATCTGTTCAGAAAGGGTATGTCCTCCATCTTGGCACAATGACTCTTCTATGACAACAGACTCATTCCCTAAAGGGCTTGGGGATCAGTGTTCATTACCATTTAACAGAGGGTCATAGGAGACTTACCACAAGACCATAAGCAGAATAAAGGACGAATAGGGTCAGAGAAAGAAGCTTTGGGGAAAGTATACATATGGATTCCAGCATTCACATTATAGAAGGAGACAATTCCTGACTCATAGTCTAAGAAAATACCTATACGGCGAGGGGCTTTCGGCAGGGAAAGAAGGACCCGAGATGGATTGAGAGCCCAGTACTCCTCTTGAGACAACTCCATGACCCAGAAGCCACTCTTGGGAGACATGAGGATAAACTCTTTTTTCAAAACGTTCTCCTTACATACCCCTACCAGCCAGTCAGTCCTacctcccacctccacctcccagtAATGTCTTCCTGAAGTGAAGGTCTCACGCCCTAACACGCAGGGCCAGGTGTCAAATCTCTCTGGTCTATCAGGTAACGGTTGACGTGAGTCTTCCAGGTGAACTGATTTTAAATCCTTTCTCAGCACAAGGTGGGGGTGGGCTGTGTTCAGATCCAGAGTCACGTCAactagagacaaagagaaagtgCATCAGTGAATGGCAGATGGACCATGGCCCATGCCTCCTTTTCTGAAGATTCACAGCAGTGTTCTAGGAGGTGACAGGTATCTGCAGGGGAGAGTTGCCTTCTCACAGCCTCTCCCCTCTTATCAGCAGCCATAGGCAATGTCAAGTATGACAGCATCCAGGGGTGCTGTGCTCTACACTGCCCTGTCACATTGAGCTGGTCTCTAGGCCAGCTGGTCTCTAGACCTCCCCCAGAAGTCCTTTAGGAGTCTCAGGAAAATATCAGGCTTTCTCCCACAATTAAAAATCTCTCTGCGTTCACTTCTATGAGCTTTTCAACAGTTTCACTTTTGCCTATTCTTGGTCTCTAAGTTCTTGGGAGCTGTTCTTGGGGGGTATTAAATGACAATGGTCCCTGTTGGTTTATGTATtgcagctggtggaactgtttgggaagggctaggaggtgtggtcttgaaGGAGTTGTGTCACTAGGTGtgagctctgaggtttcaaaagacttgtgCCATTTCAGGTGTGCTCTCTGCTCCATGTTGTGATTCagatacacactctctctcagcTGCTGCCTCAGTGCCATCCTGCTggctgccatgttccctgccatgacgTTGATGTATTCCTGTCCCTCTGGAAGTGTAAGCCTTGAAAATACCCTTCCTTCAAATGGTCGCCTTGTCATGGCATTTTATTACAGCCATAGAAAAGTAAGATCTCAGAGTCCAGAGCAAGTAAACTGACCTCTATATGACCGTGCCAATCTccattctgaaaaacaaaaacaaagccagaaGTCACTACCGTGTTAGGGGGAGAAAATTTTATGAACAGGGcaacaaagaaaatgttagcAATGAAAGGGTTAGATTtgctttgtaacctatatgtcttctaaagcctatagttttgagttttaggtccaggttaagctaaagcctcttagtacctttccagagagtgaaggaatgtgaccctatctgtgaggacagatagaaaaaaagggcaagcaagcaatgaccttcactcagcaaaagaaggaccagacccttgtccttgagatagcatttcttagcaacaaacctagacttcttctgagtagcttttgacctccagccaaaagtctgtagctcctaatcttcaaggatgagctaaccacccccaccttaaagttcagctgcatccacacttggcaggactagccaagcttgagcacctaagactaaccaattatcttactttatagcttcctcatccaatcctaaattgccaaaactaaaacttcaaatttcccgcaatttttcttttaaaaacctaaaggcctttgtctcccggtgccactctttgctgaccagcaggggtgaccctgtTGTACAATGATTAATAAACCGCTTGCTTTtacaacgagtcttggtctgggggagtttctgggaagggcgcgattaaactcctgagctgtgagaccccaggtcttacagcaAATCAAATATTTAGGAGTTTTTGTATAAAAAGAGTAACTATTTCCCAATGGCCTCCTAAAGCTAGAAAAGTAAGGAAGTATTAAAAACAGGAGGGCCAGATACAGGCAAGACAGCTACAAGTGTATGTGATGCAACATCAGCCATAACCAAGAAGGGTCTCTGTTTCTATGAAAATAACATGGGATTTCTTGTAGGTTTGCAATCATTTCTTTGCATAGTTATAGACTATTGCTCCATCTGTGGTGAATAAAGGCAACACTTGGCAAACGACGCGTCATTGGTGGTGCTTGCTTCAGATAGCACCGCAGCCTGGAACAACACAGTGTCCACCTGTTGTGCAGCAGTTTCTGCTGAGGTCACAACTTTCCCTCTTGGAGGAAGCTCATTAAGACACAGGATGTTAGGGGGAGGGGAAATAACGAGATATACTAAGGGGGGGGGGAAGTTTCCATCCTTCAGGGGAGCTTGTTAAACTTGGGAAGTGAACAACTCAGtagtttcaggaagtccctggaACTGACCAGATGTACTAGGCCCCTCCCTTCCTAACATATTGATACAGTATCTGTATTTTGGTCTGCCCTTGGTTTTTTATCTGGAGTAGATGTTTATTCCTATATTCCCAGGAAAGGGTCTCACAGTAACACTTCAGACAGACCCCCAGCTTAGAGCCTGTACAATGCAGTGCTTACTTCACACAGGACCACAGTCTAGAAACTGTACCCGAAAGTTTTGTGTTTAATGGATTCTCTCTCACATTCTCCTTATTCAAGCCAACTATCTAGTAGACCTGGCTTCTCTCCTCGAATTTAATCACTGAGGGGTGTGAACTGGTGGTGTGACCTCACAGGTTTCATGGCTTAGGGGGCTCTGATCAAACCCAACTCCTCTTCTGAGCTCTGAACATTTGGTATTTCATGTGTTTATATTCCCATTCTATTTTGGAATTTCTGAAATAACAGGCCCAAGGGAGATGTAATCTCTCTAATGGGACAGTTAACCTACAGACCCTAAAAAGTGGATCCACCATCCGTAAGTAATGGCACTTTTTGTGACTTACCcataggagcagccttgccatttctctgtctgtttcttgtCCTGTATTGTTTCCAAACAAAATATATTCCCATAAGCCCCAGGAATGCTGGCAGCAACATGGCACCCCAGGTTGAGGAAGACGGTGCTGTAACAACCCAGAAGAAAAGTGTTTGCTAACATCTTTGGAGAAGTCAGTAGCTTAGGAACTCTCAGAAActgaggtggtgatggtggacCCCTCACTGTGTACACCATGGCTTGCTTCACTCAAGCCTCCTGTTGTCAGGGGCTCTGTGCTACCTCTACAGTAACACCATACCTTGACTAGCTTTTGGCCAGTGGCCACCTCCATTGATAGGTTTCTTCTTTAATAAATCAGAAAGGATGAACTGTAGCAATGCAGTACGATAAaatatttcttaacttctaagaGATTTGAACTTGTGCTGGACGTCAAAGCCAGAGTTAATAATATACCCTGAGGTCACTTAAGATATCTAGTGTACTGTGTACTCAGTCTATTCTTCAACCTGTCTTTAAGAGAACAAAGTAACCAACCATACTTATCTTGTATTTCCCAGCAATCAACTTTTACAACAGAACATAATGCATAACTGTAACCTTAAATTATCTGCTTTTCCATGACCTTGACCCAGAGGAATGCCTGTGTGTTCTGATCATCATTCGCTGGAAACAGCAAAAATAGAGGTTGAAAGCAATGCCTGATAAACAATGATGTCTTTAATTGTGTTTCTTAT includes:
- the LOC132649177 gene encoding butyrophilin subfamily 1 member A1-like, producing the protein MLLPAFLGLMGIYFVWKQYRTRNRQRNGKAAPMEWRLARSYRVDVTLDLNTAHPHLVLRKDLKSVHLEDSRQPLPDRPERFDTWPCVLGRETFTSGRHYWEVEVGGRTDWLVGVCKENVLKKEFILMSPKSGFWVMELSQEEYWALNPSRVLLSLPKAPRRIGIFLDYESGIVSFYNVNAGIHMYTFPKASFSDPIRPLFCLWSCGKSPMTLC